The genomic region CTGAGCCGTCACCAAGTCCGTGGCTGTTTCCGCCAGCATAAAAATAAAACGATACATCAGTGCCAACAATTCCACCATCAAGCTCGGACAGCGCAGTTGACGCAACACCCACAAAATCTCCACAAACGGCACCGTCAACAAAATGAAATACAAACAGGACGTCAGCGTCAAGGCGCGAGCGAACACCTCACTCGCCTGTTGCCATCCTTGCACGCTGAGATAGAGATAAACCGGGCCGATAACAACCCCTTGCATCACATCCGGTTGCACCGCACTCCAACGACTCGCCGCCGTCACCCCCAGCAACAACGCCGGAACGCTCGTCAGCCAAAAGCTGAGGGGCAACAGTAACAGTCGAGCGTAAATCTTCGCCGGAATCTTTGCGTAGCCGACAATCCACACCGCCAGCCAAAGGGCGATCGCCCCCTGAACCCAAGGTGCAGACCCATAACCGAGAATAAAGAGAACGGCGGCAAAACTCAACTTATGCTCGGGCGGCAAGTGTCGAAGTCGGTTGGTATAGACGAGAGAATCAATCTGATGGTGCATCAGCCTCCAGCCGCGTCCGCCGTAATTGCCGCCAGGAAATCGTTTCCCAGAGCGTTCGGAGATTTATCATTCTTTGCCAGATGGTTTGCGCTCCGTTCGTCCTCGATAAAACCCGATCGCGTAGCCGATAACCCCCGCACCGATGGCAGCTTGAGAAACAAACAGCAAACTTTCGATTTCACCACTCGGCGGCTCGAACACCGCTTCAAACCAGGGTTCGTAGTCCGGCTGAATTTCGCCAATCGCTTCTTCCGCTTCGCCGTCAGCCCCACCGTATTCGCCTTTCACGAAAATCAGGGGAAGTACCGCCAGGGCAATTACCGCAAACACGATAAGCCAGTTTCCTTGTTTTTGGGGTTTTTGTCTATATTGCGTTTCCATCTCCTAAGCTCCTGTTTTCAAAACCTTCAACGTCTGCAATTCATCGGTGGCGTAGGATTGCAGCCAATTCCAAACCAACACCGTCAGGAGACCTTCGCTGATGGCGAGGGGAATTTGGGTAAGGGCAAAAATCCCCGCGAACTTCACGAAGGCGGCGACGAAACCCCCACTGGCGGCGGGGAAAGCCAAAGCCAGTTGAATTGAGGTGACGATGTAAGTCACCAGACCTCCCAGAGCCGCAGCGAG from Oxynema aestuarii AP17 harbors:
- a CDS encoding energy-coupling factor ABC transporter substrate-binding protein gives rise to the protein METQYRQKPQKQGNWLIVFAVIALAVLPLIFVKGEYGGADGEAEEAIGEIQPDYEPWFEAVFEPPSGEIESLLFVSQAAIGAGVIGYAIGFYRGRTERKPSGKE
- the cbiQ gene encoding cobalt ECF transporter T component CbiQ, coding for MHHQIDSLVYTNRLRHLPPEHKLSFAAVLFILGYGSAPWVQGAIALWLAVWIVGYAKIPAKIYARLLLLPLSFWLTSVPALLLGVTAASRWSAVQPDVMQGVVIGPVYLYLSVQGWQQASEVFARALTLTSCLYFILLTVPFVEILWVLRQLRCPSLMVELLALMYRFIFMLAETATDLVTAQRSRGGYLSWRVRLRSLGLVVSQLVVRTLDSYRQISLGLQSRNFTGELQVWHARRHKPSWRYSTEAVVGCLLLAIATGIYYAD